The genomic segment GCTCGCTCGGGTTCGAGCTTCTCTATGGCGGCGAAGCCGCAGCATTCACCAGCTTTCGCGGCGGCAGCGGCTATCTCAACCTGACTGCGCAGCCGGACGACAAGCGCTGGTCCTGGTGGGGCCGCGTCATCTTCTATGTCGCCGATGTCGACGCCACCTATGAGCAGGCGCTCGCGGCAGGATGGCAGCCGTCGACCACGCCGCGCGATGCCGAATGGGGCGAGCGCTACTTCCATCTCACCGACCGCGACGGCCATGAGCTCAGTTTCGCACGGCCGTCGCCCTGACCGAATAAGTCGCATCTGCTGACGTTACCACGCGCAAGTAGCGCTGTCTCAGCCACCGTGGCAAGCTCGGCGCGGTTTCCTCAAGTTCTAACCAGGGAGGACGACCATGGTAGCTTATGTCGTGCTGGGAAACTTCACTGATCAGGGAGTCCGAAACGTCAAGGACTCGCCGAAGCGGGCCGAAGCCTTCAAGGAGATGGCCAAAACGTTCGGCGTGACTGTGAAAGAGATCGTCTGGACGCAGGGACGATATGACGTTGTGACCGTTCTCGAGGCTCCGGATGAGGCTGCCGCGATGTCACTCAGCCTTAGTCTCAGCGCACTCGGCAATGTCCGCACCGAAACGCTGCGCGCGTTTTCGGCGGCAGATATGACGAAGATCGTCGGCAAGATGCTCTGACGCGCAAGCCCGCGCGAGCGCACTG from the Bradyrhizobium sp. WBAH42 genome contains:
- a CDS encoding glyoxalase/bleomycin resistance/extradiol dioxygenase family protein translates to MIESISAITLGTHDMARAVHFYRSLGFELLYGGEAAAFTSFRGGSGYLNLTAQPDDKRWSWWGRVIFYVADVDATYEQALAAGWQPSTTPRDAEWGERYFHLTDRDGHELSFARPSP
- a CDS encoding GYD domain-containing protein → MVAYVVLGNFTDQGVRNVKDSPKRAEAFKEMAKTFGVTVKEIVWTQGRYDVVTVLEAPDEAAAMSLSLSLSALGNVRTETLRAFSAADMTKIVGKML